In Entomomonas moraniae, one DNA window encodes the following:
- a CDS encoding DcrB-related protein yields MNYITNELLIGLPNDSPQDMSLNMLWFKDRGTNLVIARGDIEPNNTLENTYKNQLKKLSQQVKVIKCTDPKESVAGTAKDIKGYEIMTDFIRGPEHSYQYQFVCQIPATQRMLAITYSKTSPLTEQDTAHWQEIKDNLSFA; encoded by the coding sequence GTGAATTATATAACAAACGAATTGCTGATAGGGTTACCGAATGACTCTCCTCAAGATATGAGCCTTAATATGTTGTGGTTCAAAGACAGAGGAACAAATTTGGTTATAGCTCGTGGTGATATAGAGCCAAATAACACGCTGGAAAATACCTATAAAAACCAATTAAAAAAATTATCTCAACAAGTTAAAGTGATTAAATGTACTGATCCTAAAGAGTCAGTTGCTGGTACAGCGAAGGATATTAAAGGCTATGAAATAATGACAGACTTTATTCGTGGCCCAGAACATTCTTATCAGTACCAGTTTGTATGCCAAATACCTGCGACTCAAAGAATGTTAGCTATTACCTACTCAAAAACAAGCCCATTAACAGAACAAGATACCGCTCATTGGCAAGAAATAAAAGATAACTTAAGTTTTGCTTAA
- a CDS encoding RHS repeat-associated core domain-containing protein, giving the protein MADKVKAARKLDPIIHTSVWAEIFSAVAQAVVYAAATAALVAAAPCALVAAVGATAVAVGAGLMLGAATSLIPVGDKSIAEHLSDGCDAVGDFLFPPEEKGVIAEGSFDTNTNSLKSARAAGYQIEDVPDEKPQKPGALETLGGLLVGLTPYGWYQQIDTIVNPPMVAQANPGTEPAPNDKVLCQRHPPMPEQYIAEGSREVFINSQPAARDSERTTCDATINKDAPAPNVKISTDVRMGGDSIIVRDIHSGKNKIGQIAGIIIGILISRRFAGRRCAGNPVSVSTGAKIQNGEEDLDFSLPGMIPITWQRSYSTENIATNGLFGAGWSVFYEVAIERVPHPEGGDLSVYINQDSERLELGRLKTGDNFVSILDGLSFFELGAGITAVEDINTGLYQIFEVDPTNAKRSRLVRLGDRNQNQLNLFYDEQGRLEFLKDPFNNLTIGLNYQGKHQQRVTSIERLYFNKTNLELIENAELLVSYDYTEAGDLSEVKDPVGQVIRRFTYNKERYMTSHTLPTGATRYYEWSFFEVPEKRPQPTLADGTPYTLPPLLEPQATHEWRVVRHWGDEGEEYSFQYDLEKGETRVIDNIGREDIYQWGALYEVTKHIDPLGNCWCHEMVAGQLQKMTDPQGGEWSYSYDEIGRLIETKDPLGRSEHTTFMEHWALPLVITDIAGNKTFFKYDDKGNLLSEKDPLGYKTAYQYDLQGRVVRITDAINKNKYLFWNEYSQLIKYRDCSNSESHYHYDKRGYLTESINARGETIQYHYNNCGYLVQTTLPDGRVEKYLRNKIGLLTSYIDPADKSTSYQYDLSGRVIGRQDAQGRLVRFAYDPYGRLANLTNENNESYSFEWDALDRLTVQHELDGGARCYHYNAVDDVIGVDYLPSPIDEQKKLKFKAANDEQGLAVENLESIPIRHRLERDILGRLIKKFTDDGVTQYNYNKLDQITAITFTDKQGNKQSLNYNYDKLGQLIEEVNTAGSLKYSYDELGNIEQITLPDNRQLNHLYYGSGHLHQINLNGLVVTDFERDSLHQEVLRTQGRLHTRTRYDSSGRLAQKQIHYHNGPREQVPLLQKEYQYDASDNLIIQRLTQTQRVKPFTATKQTEQADQLSQKIAKEPSYTQQVNNSEDIIGRFYAFNAANDDNASRVMQLSNIGKSHQLTQYYNYDSTGRIQQSYQRTEQGQSTNYETLQYDAAANLLSPEATQGYIKYNRIHVYQDKRYSYDRFGRLAEKRIAQHTVQQFKYDAEHRIIEIKQTERGQSKYIKFKYDLLGRRIEKATYLESNLQQPIAKTEFQWQGMRLLKEIQNGLPSLYIYESLFSYEPLARIDGEIDKEKINYFHTSLAGLPEQLTDIHGNTIWQADYEVWGNSKTEWHDNRSNFTQNLRYQGQYLDRETGLHYNTFRYYDPDVGRFTQPDPIGLLGGNNLYQYVPNPIHWIDPWGWSRYKPRDEISAQPGARGTAINRAWVQEHDLVKAGGGTRNWTPQERELILSSRNGSKLTSIMSNAGYTGHHINSVEGNGALGRKWQGDPRNIVFLQNSNHPSGIDEHLNSKQGHRGNYQNNGKGRLIDRKAMTRELSKC; this is encoded by the coding sequence ATGGCAGATAAAGTTAAAGCAGCAAGAAAACTTGATCCTATCATTCACACTTCAGTATGGGCTGAAATCTTTAGTGCCGTAGCACAGGCTGTTGTTTATGCGGCAGCCACTGCCGCTTTGGTAGCAGCTGCTCCTTGTGCCCTTGTGGCCGCGGTAGGCGCAACTGCCGTAGCTGTTGGTGCGGGTCTAATGTTAGGGGCTGCTACGAGCCTAATTCCTGTCGGTGATAAAAGTATAGCTGAACACCTCAGTGATGGGTGCGATGCTGTGGGGGATTTTCTTTTTCCTCCAGAAGAAAAGGGAGTGATTGCGGAAGGTTCATTTGATACCAATACCAATAGTTTAAAGTCTGCCAGAGCTGCTGGATATCAGATTGAAGATGTTCCTGATGAAAAACCTCAAAAACCAGGGGCTTTAGAAACACTCGGTGGTTTATTGGTTGGCCTAACTCCTTATGGTTGGTATCAACAAATTGATACTATTGTTAACCCTCCAATGGTTGCTCAGGCCAACCCCGGCACTGAACCTGCCCCCAATGATAAAGTCTTATGCCAACGCCATCCACCTATGCCAGAGCAATATATAGCAGAGGGTTCAAGAGAAGTATTCATTAATAGCCAACCAGCAGCAAGAGATAGCGAGAGAACAACTTGTGATGCTACTATTAATAAAGATGCCCCTGCACCCAATGTGAAAATATCTACAGATGTACGTATGGGCGGCGACTCCATTATTGTTCGTGATATTCACAGTGGCAAAAATAAAATTGGGCAAATTGCAGGTATCATTATCGGCATATTAATTAGCCGGCGCTTCGCCGGTAGACGCTGTGCGGGTAATCCTGTTTCTGTTTCTACAGGAGCTAAAATTCAAAATGGTGAAGAAGATTTAGATTTTTCACTACCAGGTATGATTCCTATCACTTGGCAACGTAGCTATAGTACAGAGAATATTGCTACTAATGGTCTTTTTGGAGCAGGTTGGAGTGTTTTTTACGAAGTAGCTATAGAGCGTGTACCTCATCCAGAAGGCGGTGATTTATCAGTTTATATTAATCAAGATAGTGAACGCTTAGAGCTAGGCAGACTTAAAACAGGAGATAATTTCGTTAGTATTCTGGATGGGCTTAGTTTTTTTGAATTAGGCGCAGGAATAACAGCTGTTGAAGATATTAATACAGGGTTATACCAGATTTTTGAAGTTGATCCAACCAATGCAAAACGATCACGTTTAGTGCGTTTAGGTGATCGTAATCAAAATCAACTTAATTTATTTTACGATGAACAAGGCCGTTTAGAATTTTTAAAAGATCCATTCAATAATCTAACAATAGGTTTAAATTATCAAGGCAAACATCAACAACGTGTAACATCTATCGAACGTCTCTATTTTAATAAAACAAACCTAGAGCTTATTGAGAATGCTGAATTACTAGTTAGCTATGATTATACTGAGGCAGGTGATCTTAGTGAGGTTAAAGATCCTGTAGGTCAAGTAATACGACGTTTTACTTACAATAAAGAACGTTATATGACTAGCCATACTTTACCTACTGGGGCAACTCGCTATTATGAATGGTCATTTTTTGAAGTACCTGAAAAAAGACCACAACCAACATTAGCAGATGGCACACCTTATACCCTGCCCCCTCTATTAGAGCCTCAAGCAACACACGAATGGCGTGTTGTACGACATTGGGGAGATGAGGGAGAGGAGTATAGCTTCCAGTATGACTTAGAAAAGGGTGAAACACGTGTTATTGATAATATTGGTAGAGAGGATATTTACCAATGGGGGGCATTATATGAAGTCACTAAACATATAGATCCATTGGGTAATTGTTGGTGCCATGAAATGGTAGCGGGCCAATTACAAAAAATGACAGATCCCCAAGGTGGTGAATGGTCCTATAGTTATGATGAAATTGGTCGATTAATAGAAACCAAAGATCCTTTAGGGCGAAGTGAACATACCACTTTTATGGAGCATTGGGCACTTCCCTTAGTTATTACTGACATTGCTGGAAATAAAACCTTTTTTAAATATGATGATAAAGGCAATCTACTGAGCGAAAAAGATCCACTAGGCTATAAAACAGCTTATCAATATGATCTACAAGGTAGAGTTGTCCGTATAACAGATGCGATTAATAAAAATAAATACCTCTTTTGGAATGAATACAGCCAGCTGATTAAATACCGTGATTGTTCAAACTCAGAAAGTCATTACCATTATGATAAACGGGGCTACTTAACGGAAAGTATCAATGCACGGGGTGAAACTATCCAGTACCACTACAATAACTGCGGTTATTTAGTACAAACTACTTTACCTGACGGACGAGTGGAGAAATATCTACGCAACAAAATAGGTTTACTGACGAGTTATATTGACCCTGCGGATAAAAGTACTTCATATCAATATGACCTAAGTGGTCGAGTGATTGGACGCCAAGATGCTCAAGGGCGTTTAGTCCGTTTTGCTTATGATCCTTATGGTCGTTTAGCCAATTTAACCAACGAAAATAATGAAAGTTATAGTTTTGAATGGGATGCATTAGATCGCCTTACGGTACAACATGAACTGGATGGAGGCGCAAGATGTTACCACTATAATGCAGTAGATGATGTAATAGGGGTTGATTACCTACCCTCACCGATTGATGAACAAAAAAAGTTAAAATTTAAAGCTGCGAATGATGAGCAGGGGCTAGCAGTAGAAAACCTAGAGAGTATACCTATTCGTCATCGCTTAGAAAGAGACATACTCGGTCGCTTAATTAAAAAGTTTACGGACGATGGCGTTACGCAGTATAACTACAATAAACTTGATCAAATCACAGCCATTACCTTTACGGATAAGCAAGGCAATAAGCAAAGTCTAAATTACAACTATGATAAGTTAGGGCAACTGATTGAGGAAGTTAATACTGCAGGTAGTTTAAAGTATTCCTATGATGAGCTTGGTAATATTGAGCAAATAACCTTACCAGACAATAGACAACTTAACCACCTTTACTATGGTAGCGGTCATCTTCACCAAATTAACTTAAATGGCCTAGTCGTTACGGACTTTGAGCGTGATAGCCTGCATCAAGAAGTGCTACGTACTCAAGGTCGTTTACACACGCGTACCCGTTATGATTCATCTGGTCGCCTTGCTCAAAAACAAATTCACTACCATAATGGCCCTAGGGAACAAGTACCCCTATTACAAAAAGAATACCAATATGATGCCAGTGACAACCTAATTATTCAACGGCTCACTCAAACTCAACGGGTAAAACCCTTCACAGCAACGAAACAAACGGAACAAGCAGACCAATTAAGCCAAAAAATAGCAAAAGAGCCCAGCTATACTCAACAAGTCAATAACAGTGAAGACATTATTGGTCGTTTTTATGCTTTTAATGCCGCCAACGATGACAATGCTTCTCGTGTTATGCAACTGAGTAATATTGGTAAAAGTCATCAACTTACTCAATATTATAACTACGATAGCACAGGCCGTATCCAGCAAAGCTATCAACGTACTGAGCAAGGCCAAAGTACTAACTATGAAACACTACAATACGATGCGGCGGCTAACTTATTAAGCCCAGAAGCCACCCAAGGCTATATCAAATATAACCGTATTCATGTTTACCAAGATAAACGCTATAGTTATGACAGATTTGGCCGCCTAGCCGAAAAACGTATTGCCCAACATACAGTACAACAATTTAAATACGATGCAGAACACCGCATTATAGAAATTAAACAAACAGAACGTGGCCAAAGTAAATATATAAAATTTAAATATGATCTATTGGGTCGTCGTATAGAAAAAGCTACTTATTTAGAAAGTAACTTACAACAACCGATAGCTAAAACGGAATTTCAATGGCAGGGTATGCGTTTACTTAAAGAAATTCAAAACGGTTTACCTAGTTTATATATTTATGAAAGTCTTTTTAGCTATGAGCCTCTAGCTCGTATAGATGGAGAAATAGATAAAGAAAAAATTAATTACTTCCATACTAGTCTGGCAGGATTACCAGAACAACTAACAGATATTCATGGTAATACTATTTGGCAAGCTGATTATGAAGTATGGGGTAATAGTAAAACTGAGTGGCATGATAATCGAAGTAATTTTACTCAAAACTTACGTTATCAGGGACAATATTTAGATAGAGAAACAGGTTTACATTATAATACCTTTAGGTATTATGACCCTGATGTAGGTAGATTTACTCAGCCTGATCCGATAGGATTATTAGGTGGTAATAATCTCTACCAATATGTACCTAATCCTATTCATTGGATTGATCCTTGGGGATGGAGTAGGTATAAACCAAGAGATGAAATTAGTGCACAACCGGGGGCAAGAGGGACGGCAATAAATCGCGCATGGGTGCAAGAGCATGATTTAGTTAAGGCGGGCGGAGGAACAAGAAACTGGACTCCGCAAGAGAGGGAGTTAATATTAAGTTCTAGAAATGGTAGTAAATTAACTAGTATAATGTCGAATGCAGGATATACAGGGCATCATATTAACAGTGTTGAAGGCAATGGAGCATTAGGAAGAAAGTGGCAAGGTGATCCTAGGAATATTGTATTTTTACAAAACTCAAATCATCCTTCTGGCATTGATGAGCACTTGAACTCAAAACAGGGACACCGGGGAAATTATCAAAACAATGGCAAAGGGCGATTGATTGATAGAAAAGCAATGACCCGAGAATTATCAAAATGTTAA
- a CDS encoding Imm30 family immunity protein yields the protein MSNNLVSKLTSASKLETDEDIDLFFDTIQNMALSKNSEYIAIMLSYLDDNFNTYNDVMSTIIGMAETFPAQDYVKAVIQSINPLKTKAADWLEYIHTGIFNTESYIEIYKKTFCSIPENEQLIVKDYLTNQFLKNKHEKKDVVEYIISC from the coding sequence ATGAGTAATAATCTAGTGAGTAAATTAACATCTGCTTCTAAATTAGAAACAGATGAAGATATTGATCTTTTTTTTGATACAATACAGAATATGGCATTATCTAAAAATAGTGAATATATTGCTATTATGTTGTCCTATTTAGATGATAATTTCAATACTTACAATGATGTAATGTCAACCATTATAGGAATGGCAGAAACTTTTCCAGCTCAAGATTATGTGAAGGCAGTTATACAATCAATTAATCCATTAAAAACTAAAGCAGCTGATTGGTTAGAATATATACATACTGGTATTTTTAATACTGAAAGTTATATAGAGATATACAAAAAAACGTTCTGCTCAATACCTGAAAATGAACAATTAATTGTTAAAGATTACTTAACAAACCAGTTCTTAAAAAATAAACATGAAAAAAAGGATGTTGTTGAATATATAATATCTTGCTAG